Proteins from one Pectinophora gossypiella chromosome 19, ilPecGoss1.1, whole genome shotgun sequence genomic window:
- the LOC126375779 gene encoding uncharacterized protein LOC126375779, translating into MFDSEKLIIAVESRPCLWNNGDASYSNRSMRKIAWEQIGEEFYEDWSTYSAKKKNETIDDLQKKWKHLRDYYIREKEKDSLKSGSAAPAKKRNTSYFQMLSFLDITIEHRNNDSNLSLPEDENSTSCDTLPPTTSPPLVTSSPSLPSNALTNSERRNKNLTPFQKSILNRMSVNEENDPDKNFLLSLLPDMKTMTDSEKFDFKFEIMTAIKRIKPPTTVEELQSFLGLVNYVNKWIPHLVTKTEPLKELLRKKLGKNAELKPYWSNEQDKAFESLKKTLTSIQSLGYYDVKDKTEIIADASPVGLGAVLVQRLRERAIADVKRRLWRVAMVRPKVEERRSPKSHPSKKAGGRPLKKWNPENWEYPNT; encoded by the exons ATGTTTGATTCAGAAAAATTAATTATCGCGGTTGAGTCGCGACCGTGTTTATGGAACAATGGAGATGCAAGCTATAGTAATCGATCAATGAGAAAAATTGCTTGGGAACAAATAGGTGAAGAATTCTACGAAGATTGGAGTACTTATAGtgccaaaaagaaaaatgaaacaa tTGATGACTTACAAAAGAAATGGAAACATTTGAGAGATTACTACATAAGAGAGAAGGAAAAAGACAGTTTAAAGAGTGGTAGTGCCGCGCCAGCCAAGAAAAGAAACACTTCATATTTTCAGATGTTGTCTTTTTTGGATATTACTATAGAACATCGAAATAATGATAGCAACCTCAGTTTACCCGAAGATGAAAATAGTACCAGTTGTGATACGCTACCACCAACTACTAGTCCACCGCTAGTCACTAGTTCGCCATCTCTACCGTCGAACGCACTGACCAATTCTGAGCGTAGGAATAAgaatttgacaccatttcaaaAATCTATATTAAATAGAATGTCTGTCAATGAAGAAAATGATCCCGATAAAAATTTTTTGCTTTCATTATTACCTGACATGAAAACAATGACAGACAGTGAAAAATTcgattttaaatttgaaattatgactgcaataaaaagaataaa ACCCCCCACCACTGTGGAAGAATTACAAAGCTTTTTAGGACTTGTCAACTATGTCAACAAATGGATACCACATTTGGTCACGAAAACAGAACCTTTAAAAGAGTTGTTAAGGAAAAAACTCGGCAAAAACGCCGAACTCAAACCATATTGGTCCAACGAACAAGACAAAGCTTTTGAAAGTCTGAAGAAAACTTTGACAAGTATACAGTCTTTGGGATATTATGATGTTAAGGATAAGACCGAGATAATCGCAGATGCAAGTCCAGTTGGACTTGGTGCTGTTCTAGTGCAA CGACTTCGTGAGCGCGCCATCGCCGACGTCAAGAGAAGGTTGTGGCGCGTGGCGATGGTGCGCCCGAAGGTGGAGGAGCGCCGCTCTCCGAAGTCGCATCCGTCCAAGAAAGCTGGCGGGCGGCCGTTAAAAAAATGGAATCCTGAGAATTGGGAATATCCCAATACTTAA